TGTTGATGGAAAGTGAATCGTATGATTCGGCAATTGCGGATTTTTTGAAAGCCATATCCATAGATTCATCAAGTCGACCGGATTATTATTTCGGACTTTCACAAGCATACCTGATGACTGCACAATCCAAAATGGCTTCGGATGTGCTCGATAAAGCCCTGGATCAATTTCCGGAGAACAAGGCTGTTTTGTTGAAAGTTGCGGAGTTGAAATTATTGCTCAAGCAGTACATGCCTGCATTGGCCGTGATCAACAAAATTTTTGAAAGAGACCCTCAAAATACCGAAGCCTGGTATTTGTCGGGACATGTGTTGTACGAAATGGGAGATACGGGAAGAGCGGTAAATGCTTATCAGAAATGCGTCGATTTAGATCCCGAAATGCGAAAGGCCTGGATTCAATTGGGCGACGTGCTTACAGAATTAAAGATCGAACGCGCGTTGGATTATTACGACAATGCGATCCGTTTAGATAGTACAGATCCCGAAGTGTATCACAGTAAAGCGTATGCGGTGCATCGGTTTGGAAACAGAAACAAGGCAATCGCTTTGTTCAGACAGTTGGCAGCGCGTTTTCCATCTTATGAAGCTGGTATCTACAATCTGGGTGTTCTTTACATGGAAGCCGATTCCATAGAAAAAGCGGCCGATCATTTTTCTATTTGCATTCAACTCAAGCCAACCGAAGCAAGTTCCTATTATCAAAGGGCCTTAGCTTTTATAAAACTTGGCAAAAAGGAACAAGCCAAAGCGGATCTTGAAAATGTATTGAGTTTGAATGCTGATTTTGAAGAAGCGAGGGAAGCATTGAAGGGATTGAAGTGAGAATTGAAATTCATTTTCATTCTATTGGGGAGACACAATTTTTACTGCTACTCCATGTGTGGAAACTTTTAAAATTGTGCCGCACTTAAAAACTTCGTTTAATACCTTATGAACAGGCCTTTGTTTAAAATTTATAATGTTTTCCTTGATTGTGATTTGATCTCAAACGGGGTTACGTTCTTAACGTTTTTTAAATTAGTTTTAGTTAAAATGAAAAAGGCCGGACTGAAACTTTTGAACTGGCACTATTTTATACATCTTCATTTTTAACATTAAAAAGAAAAGGCCTTTATAATTTCTTTTATTGATTTAAAAATAAATTTGTTCATTCCGGCCAAGGACCGCTTTGTTTCACCTGAAAAAAACGCGTTCCATCAAAACGGTACAGACCGGAACCGGCACCCCACCACATATTCCCTGACTTGTCCTGATACATGCTTTGTACGCAACAATTAAGTCCGTCTTCGGGTGTAAATACTCTGAATGCACCGGGATCTCCTTTATTCAGAGAAGGATCAAACCTTGTGGTGCTGCCTCTGGCTGTAATCCAAATAATTCCCGAATCTTCTATACATATTCCCCAAAACTCTTTTCCTCCCAAGCCATCTTTGTTTGTATACTCTGTAAAAGTTTTGCCATCGTATTTGCATATTCCGTTTTTCATGGTAAACCAGATATGGCCAGCATTATCTTCTGCGATACCACTTGCATAATTTTCACCTAACCCTTCTTTTTCGTTGAAATTGACCAGCGTGCTGCCATCGAAACGATAGACTCCCTGTCCTGTAGTTGCGATCCAAATATTTCCATGTTTGTCTTCCATGAGATCTGCAACATTTGCCGACGCAAGCCAAGAAAATAAAGAAAAACAAGGAGTTCCAGCAGCATCCGCTACGGAATTGTATTGGTAAACACCTCCGTGTGTGCCTACCCAGATGGTTCCTGATCTATCAACGAGTATGCCTTTACGGGTAATGTCTGTATGGATGAGTCCGTCTTTTTGATTGTAATTTCTGAACGTTAAACCATTGTATTTATAAATACCCTGATCTGTTCCAAACCACATGTTGCCATTTTTATCTTCGTTGATGGCATATACAGTTTTATTGTAAAAACCATCGGGATCTGAAAAATATCTTAAAGTTTTTTTGTCATACCTTACCACACCTTCTCCAAGTGTACCAAACCATAAATTTCCTTTTGAATCCTGGAAAATACTCCGGATGTATTGACTCACGAGGGTGGTGTCAAAATCAGGAGCCAATCCAACGGCGTTAAAAACTCTTATAACCGTTGGGCCTTTTCCGGAAGTATTTGCAGCATGGTTGTTGTTTTGTCTGTTGCAGCAAACAAAAAGGGTCAAACAGAAAAGTAAGAAAGCGTGGTTCAATGCTTTAAAGTTAAACTAAACTTTCTAAAAAACGATACTTTAAAATATTTCTTATTCTGACAGAAAAAATGCCGCAGCCAAAATATTCTGTTTTAAAAACAATATAATTGTTTTCTCTCAATAACGGATAGCGCATTAACTATTTTTGGGATTTAAAGTTTCTAAATAAGGCTTGTTTGAGACCATATGAAATTTGCAATATTTGTAATACACGATTGGCATGCAAAGAAATTTTATGAATGATGTTATCCTAAAGTCCATATTATTTTGGTTCAAGCCCCAGCACATAGCTATAACTTTCCTTCAGTAGTGTGGATAGTTTGTTCATGTCATTCCACATTTTTTCGGGGATCAGAATATATCCTTTCATTACGGCACCATAAGCCTTAAAAGGGCTGGTCTTCAGTTGCTGCATGTACTTTGCCTTTACTTCTTCTGAAAACCTGATTCCCAATTCACCGTCTTTGTTTAATTGAGAAAACATATGGCCATTTACAGAAGTGTACGGCATCGTTTTTCCCTTTCGTTCAATTTCAGGACATTTTGATATTAATTGATCATAAAGGGCTAATTTTTCTTCCCACATAATCTCATTTTTTTTCTGCAAATTCCTTAAATTGTCTGATCCATTTTTCACCTTGCTTTCTGAACATGCCCGGAAACAGCAAGAACATCAGTTTTGGCATGAGCCAACTCACACGAGTGTATTCAAATTCGTAAACATACCGGCATGAATTTTCATCAAGCGGGATGAATTTGCATTTCATGGTATTGTCCATATGCGGATGGTGATAAAATGCTTCAAATGATTCAGGAAGCCGGTTTGCAATGATTGTTTCTGTCAATTCCATTTCCCGTTTTCCAAATTGGTAATACATTTTTGATATGGCACCATCCATACCTTGTGTGCCGCTGATGAGTTCTTTTCTCAGAAAACCATCCTGGTATTCTTTATTGTTTTCCGGATTGGCGAAGAGCGTTGCGACTTCGATTTGCGGTTTATAGATTGTAATTTGACCACTATATTTCATTTTATTTTCTTTTGGAAACTTTCTTCTTTTTGGGTTTAGGCTCGGG
The DNA window shown above is from Saprospiraceae bacterium and carries:
- a CDS encoding SRPBCC family protein; the encoded protein is MKYSGQITIYKPQIEVATLFANPENNKEYQDGFLRKELISGTQGMDGAISKMYYQFGKREMELTETIIANRLPESFEAFYHHPHMDNTMKCKFIPLDENSCRYVYEFEYTRVSWLMPKLMFLLFPGMFRKQGEKWIRQFKEFAEKK
- a CDS encoding tetratricopeptide repeat protein; amino-acid sequence: MTLKKQLTFQFLDRTPINLFQLLTIVSIVFYFSCKGDKEGHSGTFVDQSPIQQISALISEDSENDSLYILRANLLMESESYDSAIADFLKAISIDSSSRPDYYFGLSQAYLMTAQSKMASDVLDKALDQFPENKAVLLKVAELKLLLKQYMPALAVINKIFERDPQNTEAWYLSGHVLYEMGDTGRAVNAYQKCVDLDPEMRKAWIQLGDVLTELKIERALDYYDNAIRLDSTDPEVYHSKAYAVHRFGNRNKAIALFRQLAARFPSYEAGIYNLGVLYMEADSIEKAADHFSICIQLKPTEASSYYQRALAFIKLGKKEQAKADLENVLSLNADFEEAREALKGLK
- a CDS encoding regulator — its product is MNHAFLLFCLTLFVCCNRQNNNHAANTSGKGPTVIRVFNAVGLAPDFDTTLVSQYIRSIFQDSKGNLWFGTLGEGVVRYDKKTLRYFSDPDGFYNKTVYAINEDKNGNMWFGTDQGIYKYNGLTFRNYNQKDGLIHTDITRKGILVDRSGTIWVGTHGGVYQYNSVADAAGTPCFSLFSWLASANVADLMEDKHGNIWIATTGQGVYRFDGSTLVNFNEKEGLGENYASGIAEDNAGHIWFTMKNGICKYDGKTFTEYTNKDGLGGKEFWGICIEDSGIIWITARGSTTRFDPSLNKGDPGAFRVFTPEDGLNCCVQSMYQDKSGNMWWGAGSGLYRFDGTRFFQVKQSGPWPE